Genomic window (Chelmon rostratus isolate fCheRos1 chromosome 15, fCheRos1.pri, whole genome shotgun sequence):
ACCTGAACTTAGATGGACATATTTAATCAATAGTGAAAATAACCCtttgttgcagccctacttAGAAGGATCTTTGACAGATTAACcagacagagaaatgttttgtcacTGCAGAGGTGATCCAGGCTTAGATAGAGGTAGGCTTAGCAAGCAGTATAACAGACTGGTGTTACCTCTTGAATACACCAGTGCTTCGACATGCTTTGGTGTTTCAGATTAATCACGAATATCACTTTAATTGTCTTGTCAGGGATTACATATTATGGCCAAGGTGCATCTCTGCCAAGTTTTCAATTTAATACAATGCAAATCTATGAAAGTAGCTGCCATTTTGAAATTGTACTGTACAGAGATTCATTACTCTGTGAATGTGCTGTCCAACACAGTGTCATGGGAGACAAGTGAGTCCCTGTGACCTACATGTTACAGTAGGCGATTTTATAGCATTTCTGCAGCGGGGGGGCAAGCTTGTGCTGGGAGGGATGCTGCTACTGGGCCctcattcacaaaaacaaaaaagaaggtAAGAAAGgacatctctctttctctctctcatatatatatatatatatatatatatatatatatatgatacaGTAGCTGGACTGCACATTGGCAAAGATATAAACCATTTTATAAGTtagtcaaacacacagttagGTCTCCTCACAAAGTCCCTTTAAAATGCACAGTTATACAGTTATAACAAAGGTTTGCCCTGCTTTTATTAAATCCAGTCTGTTTTCCAGTATTAAACTTTAAAAGCAAACATATACAAATTAGGGAGCGTGTTCAGAAGAATAGCAAAAGTGAAATCTCCCTTTAAAGTTCTGAGCTAACCACAGTGGCGTCGACAAGGACCAAATATGTTTGCTACTCAAGTATGGCTCAAATTTTTACCTTTGCggacagagacaaacacttTTTGAAATTATGCAAAAGACAAGGCATATTATGAAATGATACAAATTCTAATCACCTTGTcatgaaatgtgctttttgtgatagaaaaaaaatatttacagaaCCAAAGACTACACATGGACGCAGTTATGTTACCAAAGATGAAACTAATAATTGGAGCCAAGTTAGTTGATGCCAAGAACATGGTGAAAACTTGAAATCAACATGTTTCCTCTAACACAGTAAACCCTCTGACCATTTCTTGTGCCATGAATGGAGGTTTTATGATTTTGGTTGAGTATTCATTTCATGCTCTGCTGCTTTCGAGTCACTGTATTGTTCCCTCAGCTTCGTAGACCGAATGGAaaaacagcccccccccccctctggaTCTTTCCATTCTACTACTAAGGCAGCTGGATCAATGCCATGGCAACCTGGGCTGGTTAGATGATGGGAGAAGATGAGTGTGTGGTCGCCATACTCTGCACCTCACTTCATCAGGGACCAGATGTCTTGGGCAGGTCCTGATACTCAGCCAAGTGAAGTTTTTGTCTGAACGAGGACGCGTTAAGGATTCACACAGAAGGActttgaactgaaaacagattaGTTAAATCCAGTGTCTGCGCCCGGAGTGCTCGGTTATTCCCAGAAATAAGTATTCAGTTAGGAAAAGGATACATGGAGGTGctgagctcctccagctgcaggaacaaatgaacaaatggaTGAGAAGTGTATTGCAAAATAGATACAGCCAAACAGTAAAGGATGTGGTAGTGCAAGGCCATTAATCGCTAAATGTGATCATATTACATaacagcctgtgtgtgtcaggtcaATATTTGAATTGAACTCCCATCATCCGACAACATTGCTTACAAAAGCAAATGGTCAACTTCCCTTCTTATTCACACACAGGAAAGTCAGTTCACAGCCCATCTGCTCTGAGGCACAATTAGCCACCGCGGCTACAGCGAGAAAATATTCCTGGCAGCAGTATCTGTCATGAGCTGAAGGCTTGTTCTCACTTCCCTCACACATCGCACTGCAACCTGCCCACAGCCAGCATACCAGCCTCCGGCATGCGTAACTGGGAGCCACACAACATGCTAACAATAGAAACTCTTTCAAGGCATTCTTGGGCAACACATCACTGTTTGTGCGGGATAATATTTAACATACTAGAAACTGCAAAGCATACAACTGAACTCTGCTTATTCTGTACGATTATTCTCAGACATTCTTTGCTATAttgaattttcattttatggCACATCTGCTTTATTTGAAGGTTGACAGCtaagagtgaaagaaaaaaaaaaacaaggttttaTGCAACGATATACTGTAAATCATGAGCTCCACTCATTAACACTGCATACATGTGATGAATGCCTCAACTCTCCTGACCCCTGAAGCActtaaaaagaacagaaatggaAGCATTATGTTacaacagcttgttttttttgttattctcACTGGTGAAATTGCTCAGTGCTGAGTGTTCATGCTTCACTCTGTAGCCTCAGGTGCGAAAGTTTGCTAACCCAACTAACCTGGAGTAGACTTGCAGTGGACAGTTTTTGTGTCACATGATGCTGTTTCAGTGACTTCTTCACCATTGCGAAGACAATACTGAAACTTTTGTAATCTCGGGGGCAGTTTTGCCATGCAAGAAGTGAAATCTAAAGGTGCTGAATATCCCAAAATTCTGAACACTGCAATTATGTGgccttttcttttgaaaaaaaaaaaaacaaaaaaaaaaaacaggaggatgACCTTGTGCCGTTGTGGCTTGTGCTTACGTTACAGAGCAGGTGCTCCAGGTTGTGGTCAGAGGCGCACTTCCTCTGGTCCTCTGAAAGCTCCTCCACATGGCTGTCGAGGCTGAAGTGCAGTCGGGCCAGCTTCTCCTGCATCTCGCGCACATGCTCCAGCTGCTCAAATGAGCACACCTTACCTGCAAATCACACGAGTTCAACCAGACAAGTGGAGTTCACTAATCTGTTTTAGTTGAAGGATCACAGCAAAGTCAAAAGCATTTCCATGGCACCAGATGTGTAAAAATAGCACCACAGCTATTTGATTTCAGTCTGATTCATGTAACGACGCCACTTTTCAACTGCCTTTCTTTTCAGCCTGTAACAGAATATTCCCTTGGTGGCCACTCTAATCAAGGTTATCTTACCAAAAGCCTGTAGTTTGCCTGAGTGGAAGTCGTTGAGGAGGTTGAGGAggcctccctccatctctctcacatCTGAGACATCCGTGAGAAAGGAGTGTTGCAGGGGGGAGGACTGGACTACTTTACTGGGCCCTGCCGGCTGTGGGGCCCTTGGCTTCTCCTTGTGGGGcctgaggaaaaacagacagacaacgtCACGGCTATACATGATCTGTTGCTGAAACTCATTGACAACACTTACAGTCCAGCTTTccttcatttaaatcatttcaatCGGTGCAAATGGTGAGtgtagtgtgtctgtgtgttctgaTGCACTCCAAAAATCTAGTAGTTAGTGGTTTTCAATATTATATACACTTTTTCTACTAAACTCAGACATAGCTGTGGTTGAGGTATGGCAGACGGTATGTTCCCTCTCATTATCTAATGTAACCAGGTTGAAAACCAAGGAGAAAAAATGTGAAGAGCATTTGCAGTAGTTGTTTCTAACTACTGTTTCTGGAAGATCTTCCCGCTCCGTTGGGACACAAACCTGGTGGTCTTTGGTGGAGCGACGACAGCTGTGAACACCTCTTTGGGCTGTCCTGGTGCTCCTATGGACCTCTTACACTTGCCTCTGTTCTTGGGGGAGGGAGGCTGCGGCAGGCCGAGGGAGAAGGTGGCACTTTTGCTGGCAGGCAGAACGGAGAGTTTGCGGGGGTTgatggggggaggagggggctggGGGAGAGACACCTTTGGGCTCCGCTTCTTGCGTTTGTCTTCCATTACTGTTTATTAAAGCGAAGCTCTCCGGGGTAAGACGAGGGGGCGAAGCCCGGCTGATGTACAGGATGTCTTGAAACAGCAAGAGTAGGAAGTTGGAAACTGCAGCCTTCCCCCTCCCTGAGCTAAAGGCACTGTGGAAGATCCTGACTGTGCCAAAATGAGTGCTGCAGCCCAGGATTCtcctctgcaaaaaaaaaaaaaaaaattcagcgATGCTTAGTTTTACAGCATCCCCAATTTATCTGTCACAGGATAATCTGAGTCAGCAGTCAGTGTTGGTGGGGTGCTACTACATCGTAATATTAAGTAACAGTGAGGAAGAGTTTACCACTCATCTGACTATCTAGTGCTTTAAAATGGATTGCATTTACTGTTCATTAGAAAGCAAtttctgggcttttttttcttcttaatgcTTCCCTGGAGTGCAAAAAGTGAGCGAAACAGCACCACAGAAAGATATTTTTAGAGCAGCATCAAAGTGGAAAGACcttgagtgagtgtgtgaactgACAGAGGGCGCATGGCTGGTTTTAGGACATTTCCAACCAAACAAACCGATTATATGCAACGCAAATCccctgtttttatcttttactACCTGAATGACTGGAACGCATTGACAGGTAATTGATTAAACCGAGACGCAGAACTAAAGTCCTTTGAGGAGCATACTGTGTGTAATACAAATGGACTTAATGTGCACAGCTTTCAAACAAATGGCTGTAAGAGAAAATCAATGTCCTGCATTATTGTAAAGACTTTCCTCGTGGCAGGAGAGTGGAGTTTAAAGGTCTTATCTATTTAAACTTGAGTGGCCCGAAAAAATCAAAGCATGTAAGGCGATCCAATAGATAGAATTAGTCCTGCAGTAAGTTTGAATATTCTCAAACAAATTAAAGGTAGTATTACAGGACTTGTATTGGattgcatgtgtttctgttcacaTATGTGGTATTTTACATTAGGCTCAGAACCTCCGAACTATTAGAGTGGTCGTTTAATATTCCATTAACGGAGCGAGTGAGTGCATTAATGTCATTATGCTCTCAGCACTGGGCCCAAATAACGCTTTCTCCTATTACAATGGATGAATTCACTATTATACTGTTATCTCCGGCACACTGCGCCAGCCTCCGTTCAAACTACAGTCCAAAGATGGCCACTACAGTAATACACAACGGCAACTTTATTCGCTGAAATCCCTCTTTCTTTGTATTGTATGAATACGGTCGAAAAGCTGACTTCAGAACAGTGAGCAGACAGCAGTTTGTAGCACTGTACGGCTAAATTCCGTGTGAGAGACGacgtgtaaacagatttatcGTCCACGAATGACACAAATAAGACTTACCGAATCAACAGCGAACCGGAGAGCAAACCGGCTGGGCGCAGCGTCACATCTCTCTTTCTGCCGGGTGAAGCGGTGAAGCGGACTTCATGTGAACTCGCCTTTGTTTGGAAACCGGAGCGACGCTAAATTATCTGCGGCAGCAACGTAAATTAGTGGCGAAACGTAGCGCGCGCGACATCGATGCGCTCGGCTCGTGCGAAGCTGTCGTCTTTATCCTCCTTAAAGGGCCAGTCCACCTCGCTGTGTGCAGGAGAGGTGCAGCCCCGCAGGCACAGCTGCACACAACACGCTGCTCACTGCTGCCTGAACCCTCATCAGCTCTTGTAGGCTCCCTGCAAATATCCTTCTTATATCACCTGCTCTATCATGAAAGGTTTAGTTACTCTGGAGCTGAAGATACTACAACCAGGCCACACGGTGACGCCAATGTTCTCCATCCGTCCTTACAAGTCTCACTGTCTTCACTAgcactcactgctgctgctgcaaggaTTATTCGATTAGTCATCAACTATTAGATTAATTGCCAACGATAAATCTTGAGTGGGTTTTTTTTCGAATAAAAAAGGtctgttttttccctttttttttacccctttatgacagcaaattaaatatttttgtgttgcaagcaaaacaagatatttgagGGTgacatcttgggctttgggaaatactgattgacatttttctgacattttactgaccaaacaactaatcgattaaaagagaaaataatcaatgaaaataattgttagttttGTTGACGCCAAATAGGAAACCTTGATTAGTGGCTGACGTTTGGATTTAAGCTATATTGATGATTACTTATTGATTTTTGCACTCTCCCTTCTTTATACTGAAACTGCTGCACAAGATCTTTTGTCTTCTAAAGACCCGTTTACAGGCATACACatgctgtgaaaacagttgttttctcttcaagcacaaatttgcctcaaaggGCGTTGAGTACAGCTCTGTACAGCATACAGGATCTTCTGTCCTTACGCTCAGCTCGCTCACCTCttagaagaaaagaaattagagcaacagaggagggattcCTCTTTTTCGCGGCTCCGCAGGGAGCTTTCTATAGAGAAAGTAACTGATGGGGACAGCAGGGTTAACTCAGCTTGGACTTGGAGACTGTGCTGTAACTTACAAGTATGGAGTTTACCAAAAAGGGAGGGCCTAGTATAACATATATTCTGTTGGCTTGTATATAGACTTGTAGGATCTAtaattttttattcattctctCTTGGCCTCGGTTGCATCAGTTCTTTTGTTAAAATCTCTCTTAGGAAAGCCTCCCAGCTTTATAAAGAATGAAGTATGATGGATGCAGAGAAAGGCCATGATCATTTGAATTTCATAAACAACTGAATTTCAAATTGTTACATTTTATTACAATTGAATACCCAGGGTTGAAATTTCAACTGAATTCATAGCATTTGAAACATTTACTTAGAAATTCATCCATCTGCGTTTATGTGGTTTGAATTACTTTTAACATGATCATATGATCATAAGATCACAGGACTGACAGGCTGCAACGTGATGGGTCTGACTGATTTGGTCACTTGGATGATCAAGCTTGAACTTTGGTGTCTGGGTGTCACTAGTCAAATTTGAGCACCTTTTTTACTTGAATTTTCAAATCTGAAGAGGACCAACTTAATTTGagcaacatattttttttttaactcgaGCAAAATTCAAACCACTGAATTTTGCTCGAAAttgttttcaaagtaaaatactTCAATGCTATAAAATTCAGGGTTAATCTGATTCAAATCCTTATTGCCTTTCATTGCTAAAaaaaatttgcattgcaaatttcaccactgacaaaacagaagagCCTCTTGTGGTcagaatgtaaaacacattcaaGAACCAAATAAAACCAAGGCAAACCTTTAAAGtaatacaaaaatatttctttttattatggCAGATCAGAACAAAAACGTGACACAAAATGCAGTTTGTAGAAAAAATACAGAGCTCTtaagcatgtttgtgttgttccaAAGTGAATGCGACCAATAATAACTTAAGTCTAACTGACTTTCTGGTCCGATGAGCTGTTTGAGTACGAGTACGCCTTTCCGAGGACTATTCTGTCTCTGAGGAGCTTGAAGAAGGCGTAGTAGTTGCTGAACAGGATCAGAGCCAGCGATATCGTCTGATGCCACTTTTCTGAACATATCAACGAGTAGAGCTGGTAGAATATCATGGCACCTTCCAGGATGATGAGTATGTTCAATATCCGTAAAGGCTTGTTGAAGAAGAACTAGGGGGGTGAGAGACACAGGATGTCATCAGTTAAAGCACGTTCAAAGAGCTGCCTTGTTTAAATAACACAGTTATTTCACAAAACAGGCTACGTCAGTGCAGGCTCTCTGAAAGCTCTGGTGTCTGCTGTTGCTCTGCAGGACCTGTTCATTTAGGAATACTCACATAGAAGCGATAATGGGACACATCTGATGGAACTGCAACATTGTAGTGCCCCATGGCTTTGTAGACGTTCTTATTATGTTTGACCAGGACCCCCTGTGGCCACATGTACTCCTCTGTCCATCTGCGCAAAGAGACAGCAGAGTGAGACCAGGACCTGACTCAAATGGACCCAAAGCCCAGCAGTGCACTATGAGCAGTACATACATGTGCTGGAGGACGTTGGAGCAGAGTGAGGGGTCTACTTTCTGCCAGCAGCCCAGGTGAGCCGCAGCTTTGTGAAGCAGGTCGCAGTATCGCGGTGGCAACAAGTGCCTCATGAGGATGACTGACGTGCTGACAGACACCAGGATGAACAGCTCACAAGACCAGCGCTTGTCCACATATTGTGTACTCTGGAGGAAAATGTACAGGTGGAAAAATATTGAGACTCCGAGAAGTATTAGTAAAGCATATAAAAAGAAGTTGGAAAAGTTAGAATTAAGACTCTGGGTACAGACACATTGGATCCGTTGACGGATGTCAAGTCGACGGATCAGAGTCATTTTTTATGGAAAGCAAAAGATCCGGCCACCGGTGTTATGATAGATAATAGGGTTGAGCTTTATAACAAATTTCCCGGACAATTAGACGGAAGTTTAAACTTCAGTCAAAATTGAGCACAAATATGTTGGACTTTGATAGATTTTTCCAGTAAAGGGGAATCATTGTGATGCATAATGAACACATTATcctgtattttaaatgtgtacattaatAAAATTATAGTAAGTTTAACCGACTACTATTTGTGGTTCCGAATAGCAAAGGTGACACCATTTAATCAACTAGCTGGCTAATCGCACACATCCCTAATGGATACGCCATCGAGGACATTGAAGGACCAGTCACCATATCAGAATTTGCACGATCACGACTCCCCTCAACTTTGTGCAGATGAGTCTGTCCAGCGCGACGCACCAGGCTCGCGATaatcagatcaaactgtcaaactaggCAGTGACGAGCCAAAACCAAGCACCGCCTGACTCACAGTACGTCACCCTGCAGCCAGGGTTTTCAGTAGTCCGGTTCGTTCAGATGCGTCCTCGCTggattctgtgtgtctgtaccgTTAAGGATGTCCAACAGTTTCTCACCTTGACAAACCAGACTGGTACAAAGGCCACGTAGTAAGCACTGAGCATCGAGCTGACCAGcacctccttcatcctccagttGAAGTCCATCTTCAGGTACTCTACCTCCTTGCGGATGAGATCCGGGGAGAGGCAGCAGGCGTGAGTGGGCATGGCCTGGACGCCGTACAGCTGACTGGTGTGCTGCTTCCACGTCTCCTTCAGCACAGTCAAGTAGTCCCTGCCCCGGCCCACGCTGCCCACCTCCTTTGAGCCGATGCTGGCGATGGGGGATAGCGGACCTGCTCGACGGAAGTCGCAGCTCAGCCGGAAGAATGGAATATACATCCCGAATCTGCGGGAAACAATGGCTACAATTAACATCTCCAACACCTGAAGCCCTGCATCAACACAGCCAGGATAGTTGAGCAAATATTATGTCACTGTATATGTGTGGCACAAGAGTCTGCACTGATGTGAAAAAACCAATTAAATATGAGGGTCGACACTGACAGTGTGCACAGCACTGACTTGCAAGGCTTTGCAAAACTGTGAGCAAAGTATCGTTGTGAGCAAGTATTGTTGATTCAGAATgcaaacaatatatacaaacaGGCCTACCAGGAAATGCGAGGAACATCATTCAGGCTCCATTTCAACCTGCATTCagttattaatatttaataagcCTAATGCAACAAAGCAGGGTTTCAATTCACTATAATGctcaacagacaaaaaacaccaaaaagacCAAGCAAACAAGAATTGAATAGTGACTTTTGTCATTCAAATACTATCTTGGTTTTGCCAACCGTACAGTGTATGCAACACATCTGATATCCGGCTGTACCAGATCTAGCTCATGATGGACGCATAAAATATGAAAGCAAACACACCAGAAGGAaccacagcagctgaagctgcttAACACAAACTATGAAATACAAGGAATATACACTGGAACTTCAATAATGTGTGTGGACAACATGGAACCATCAAACACATTTAGTGTAGATCATGGAAATGAGTCTAAATAGGGCATTTCAAGCAGAGATAATAACACCACTGTTACTAAAAGAGGCAGAAGAAAGAGACTGCCCTTCAGCCATTAGGTGAAAAACTAGCTCACTTTCAGGCGGTAGTGCCACATCCActgaacagcagtgtgtgtgtgtgtgtatctgctaTGAATACAAGcctctttcttcttccagtGGATACTCACGGgtagcagaggaagaggaggctgaggacAGAATAGGTTCTGAAGAGGTAAATGAGGGAGCGGCACAGGCTCCAGCCTGTCAGCGTTAGCACAGCGAACCGAGCCATCACGAGAAAGATCGAATGAGGGAAGGATAGCTTCCCACTCTGAGATGCCTGGGGGAGAGAagagcagggagacagagcagTCGACTTTACTTTAAATCAA
Coding sequences:
- the ccdc28b gene encoding coiled-coil domain-containing protein 28B, producing the protein MEDKRKKRSPKVSLPQPPPPPINPRKLSVLPASKSATFSLGLPQPPSPKNRGKCKRSIGAPGQPKEVFTAVVAPPKTTRPHKEKPRAPQPAGPSKVVQSSPLQHSFLTDVSDVREMEGGLLNLLNDFHSGKLQAFGKVCSFEQLEHVREMQEKLARLHFSLDSHVEELSEDQRKCASDHNLEHLLCNLEELSTSIQKLHLAEYQDLPKTSGP
- the tmem39b gene encoding transmembrane protein 39B, which produces MAGGRRGANRTTYCRPPLSSEPGSVSNGSHSTSSPVTGVRSRTRNGSGTCMSSPPLAAQTVVPLKHCKIPDLSVDRNVLFELHLFFCHLIALFVHYVNIYKTVWWYPPTHPPSHTSLNFHLIDYNMLVFTIIILARRLIAAIVKEASQSGKLSFPHSIFLVMARFAVLTLTGWSLCRSLIYLFRTYSVLSLLFLCYPFGMYIPFFRLSCDFRRAGPLSPIASIGSKEVGSVGRGRDYLTVLKETWKQHTSQLYGVQAMPTHACCLSPDLIRKEVEYLKMDFNWRMKEVLVSSMLSAYYVAFVPVWFVKSTQYVDKRWSCELFILVSVSTSVILMRHLLPPRYCDLLHKAAAHLGCWQKVDPSLCSNVLQHIWTEEYMWPQGVLVKHNKNVYKAMGHYNVAVPSDVSHYRFYFFFNKPLRILNILIILEGAMIFYQLYSLICSEKWHQTISLALILFSNYYAFFKLLRDRIVLGKAYSYSNSSSDQKVS